The Bryobacteraceae bacterium genomic sequence GGTCCTTGAGCGCGATGGGGATTCCGTGAAGGGGACCGCGCGGCTTTTCCGCTGCGAGCTTTTTCGCCTCGGCGAGGGCGGATTCCGCGGTGACGGTGATGAAGGCGTTGAGCCGCGGGTTTCGCTCTTCGATGCGAGCAAGGCATGCGCGCGTCAGCTCGACGGGCGAGATCTTGCGGAGGGCGATGAGCCGGGAGGCGGCGGCGATGTCGAGTTGATGGAGGGCGGTGGGAGCACCGGCCTGACTGAGGAAACCGGCGAGGAGGCCGCGGCGGGTCATCTCGCGGGCCGTCTCACGGCAAGGGCGCGGATGCGTCGTGGAGCGCGGCGGCGAGATCGGCCTGAAACTGGCGGAGGCCGGCGATCTCGGCGGGAGTCGCCTGCTCTTCGAAGCCCCGGGCGGTGAACCAAGCCGTTTGTTCGCGCCAGACGATGACGGCAAGGCCGCGGTCTGTGATGCGCCCGGCGCTGCCGGTGCGCCAGCCGGATTCGTGGCGTTCGGCCATCGCGGCGTAGGGCGCACGGACGAGGTAGATGTGGCGCGAGCGGCTGTCGAGACTGAGGGGTTCGATGCCGAGCTCGGCGAGGCGTCGGAGGCGTTCGGGGTCCACGGGCAGCCTTACATCTTGTAGCGGCCAAGGTCTTCGTCGCCGAGATTTTCGAGCCAGCGGCGGAGGTCTTCGTTGTTGACCTTTTCCGAGATGGCCGAAGCCATCTTCGAATTGTGGAGCACGGAGTCATCGACGAAGATGGGGCAATCGAGGCGAAGGGCGATGGCGAGGGCGTCGCTCGGGCGGGAGTCGATGCTGATGAGCGAGCCGTCGCGCTCGAGCCAGATAACGGCGTAGAAGACATCGTCGCGAAGTTCGTTGACCACGACCTTGCGGACGCTGGTCTCGAGGCCGTGGAGGAGGGTCTTGATGAGATCGTGGGTCATGGGCCGCTGGGTGCTGACCTTTTCGATTTCGAGCGCGATGGCATTGGCCTCGTAGACGCCGACCCAGATGGGCAGGATGTTACCGCCGGCGGCATCCTTGAGGATGACGATGGGCATGTTGTTCAAGGGGTCCATCATGAGCCCGCGGATTTTCATTTCTACTTCCATCGTTTCCTCCTTGTTCGGTCCCCGATCAAAGCGCGCCGCCGACCGCGGCCAGTTCGCCGACCAGCGAGTTCGGGCCGGCGCGGGTGACGAGCACCTGCCGATATCCGCCGGGTTCGAGTTCAACGCCGCCGGTGAAATTGAGCGGACGATTCTGCGAAGTGCGGCCGATCCACTGGCCGGTGGCTTTGTTGAAGCCCTCGACCATGACTTCCTGGACCGTACCGATGAGGGCCGAGTTGCGGCGGAGCTGGATGGCGCGCTGCTTCTCCTGCAGAATCGTGAGCCGGCGGCCCTTTTCGTTCTCGTCGAGCGCGCCGTCGAGGCCGAGGGCGCCGGTGTTGGGACGGGGCGAATACTTGAAGCTGAACATCGAGTCGTATTCGACCTCGCCGATCAAGTCGAGCGTCTGTTCGAAGTCCGCTTCGGTTTCGCCGGGGAACCCGACGATGATGTCTGTGGAGAGGGCGATGCCACGGGGCGAAGAACGGAGCCAATCAATGCGGCGCATGTAGTCGTCGCGGGTGTAGAGGCGCTGCATGCGCGCGAGCACGGGGTCCGCGCCAGACTGGACGGGCAGATGAACCTGATTGCAGAGCACCGGGTTTTCGTCGATGGCGTCGACGATGTCCTTGCCGAAATCACGGGGATGGGAGGTAGTGAAGCGGACGCGGCGGAGGCCGGGGATGCCGGCGATCTCGCGCAAGAGCCCGGCGAAGGTCCAGGCGGGCGGCGAGGGGTCGCGGTAGCTGTTGACGTTCTGGCCGAGCAACTGGATTTCGGTGTAGCCCATCGCGGCCAGCTCGCCCGCCTCGCGCATGATCGAATCGGAGGTGCGGCTGCGTTCGGGACCACGCGTGAACGGCACCACGCAGTAGGCGCAGGATTTGTCGCAGCCTTCGATGATGGTGATGTAGGCGCGGTGGGGGTTGTCGCGGCGGGTGATAGGCGTTTCGAAGGTGTCTTCGGTGTCGAGGCTCAACCCGGTGACGCGCTTGTCGCCGGATTCGATCTGGACGAGCAATTCCGGGAGCTTGGTGTAGCTGGCCGATCCGCAGACGAGACTCACGTGGGGAGCGCGTTCGAAGATGCGCTCGCCTTCCTGCTGCGCGACGCAGCCGAGCACGGCGAAGACGCGCTTTTCGCCGGACGGGCCATTCCCGGAGTCCCGCTTGAACTGCTGCAGGCGCGAGAAGACTTTCTGTTCGGCTTTGTCGCGGATGCTGCACGTGTTGTAGAACACGAGGTCGGCTTCTTCCGGGGTGGCGACCTGGTCATAGCCCTGGCCGACGAGCGACCCGATGACCTTCTCGGAATCGTGGGCATTCATCTGGCAGCCGAAGGTCTCGATGTAGAACTTCTTCATTGACGCTCGTCTCTAATTATAGGGGCCTTGTGCGCGGGCTCGCGGCGAAGCGGCCCGGTGCGGGCAGCAGCACGGGTTTCCGTACCGGTCAGTTGACGTTGCGCGGAATGGAATCGTAGCCGGCCAGTTTCAGCCGGGCCTTCATCTGCGCGGCATCGCCGCCAGCAAGAGGTCCGACGAGGACGCGGACGAGTGCGGAATCGGGCACCGGCATTTTGGCTGCCGGGAAGCCCTTGGAGGCGAGGGTGGAGATCATCCGGTCGGCTTCGGGGCCCTTCGTGGCCGCGACCTGGAGGTAAGAGCCGCGGGCAAGGGTTCCGGCGGGCGCGGGACGGACGGGCTCAGCCTTCGGAGGCGCCGGCTTCGGGGGCTCCGGTTTGGGCGGTTCGGGTTTGGGAGGAGGCGCGGTGGTGGACACCGGCGGGGGCTCCGGCTTTGTGACGGGGGGCTCCGGCCGGGCCGCGGGCGGCTCGGGAGTGGACACGGGGGCCGATGGCGGCTTGTCGATTTCCGGTAGCGAACCGCCGCCGACCGGAATCGGATCCGGCGCGGTGGCATTCGCCATGGTGACTGGCGCGGTGTAGCGGCCGGCCAGGTACCCCATGGAGAAGAACACGGCCAGCAAGAGCACTACGAGGAAGAATACGCTCAGCAGTTGCTTGTTGCCTAGTACGAGTTCAAATTCGCCTTCTTCATTGGTTGGCATCGCTTCTTGGCCCAATCCTTCGTAGAATACACATGCCGTCTTCCGACCGGCTTGCCTCAAACAGTGGGGCCGGACGAGCCCCACGGAAATAATCGGTTCTGAAACTAATAACTTGATAGTACCAAGTACGAAACTGGCCCGCAGAGGTCAATCGGGCGTTCGAGGGTGCGATCAACCGGGGCGCCAGTGGACCCACTTCACGGGGATGCGGCCCTCGTTCGCGGCAAGTCAGGCGATCTTCGAGGGTAGCGCCGCGATGGTACCAAAGTTCTGGAGGCGATGAGGCTCATGCCGTACGTCGTAATAGCTCGCGTGCTCCATTCTCAACTGCCGCCGTTTTCTTCATCCTGAATCAGGTGAAAGTCGTGGTGCCATTGAAAACTACGGTACAGGCGAGCCGCCTGTTCATCGCCGCCGTAGCGGTGTTCTCCCTCTGGAATCTGTTTTGCTTCGCGGAAATCCTACTCGATATGAACCGGGGCTGGGACGCAAGGCGCACGGCTACGCCGAATGCTCTCAACGACGAGCGGCGGCAGGTGGCGGTGCGGTGGGGAGTGTCGCTACTGCTCGCGGCCGGTTGCGTGGGAGCGCTGGCGCAATCGGAGCGAGGCAAGGGGTCGGACCGGGCCGCGAAGTGGTCGCAGGCGGCGGTGGCTTCAGCGTCGGACGCGATCCTGATCACGGACCGCGAGATGCGGATCGTGGAATGGAACGGGGCGGTGGAGAAGCTGCTCGGCTTCCCACGGAACGAAGTGCGAAACCAGGGCCTGGAGTGCGTGCTGCCGGTGACGCCGGAAATGCGGATCGCGGCGCTGCGCATGCCGGACGGAGAAGCGCGGGTGCGGGCGCGCGTGGTGCGGCGGGACGGATCGAAGATCCCGATGGAGATCACGCTGCGGCAACTGTGGCTGGGGGACCGCGCCGGCTTCGTGTGTTACGCGCGGCGGGCGGCGGCGGCCTCGCCGGTGGAGCCGGCGTTTCGCGAAGAGGTGCGCTTTCTCACCGATGTCTTCGATCGGGCTCCTGGGCCGATGGTGGTGCTCGATGGCGGAGGCCGGGTGGAGCGGATGAACGCGGCGGCGCAGGGGATACTGGGGCGGTCCGCGGTGGAACTACGATCGACGCCGTATTGGGAGGTGTTTCTCACGCGGGACGAGGAGATCAGCCGGGCGCAGGCGGAATTCGAGGCAAGCGCCGGGGCGGGGTTCGGCCCGGTGAAGGAAAGCTGGCTGGTCGCGGACGGAGAGATCCGGACGATCGAGTGGATGCGGAGTGCGATTCGCGGACCTGAAGGGACGCTGGATCACGTGGTGCTGGCCGGCCCGGCATTGGCCGAGCACGCAGCGATGACCAGCGCGGAGGAGACGGAAGCCGCGGTCTCCGAGCGGAGTATCTGGGGCCCGAGCGAAACGGGAGTCCAGCCGGAGGCGACGGCAAGCGACCGTTCCTGATCGGTCCAGCCGCCTTCAGGGCCGGTTAGGAGCGAGACGGCCGGGTGGTTTCCGGGCACGGGGTTGGCGGCGGGAAAGACGGTGAGGAGCGGAGCGGCGGCGGGCGATTCGTCGAGCAGAAATCGTACGCCCGTGGCGGCGCCGACGGCGGCGGGGAACGGGATGGGATCTTCGAGAGTGGGAACGGCATCGCGGCGGGACTGCTGCGCGCTTTCGAGCAGAATGCGTTCCCAGCGCGGCCGGCGCTTGGCGGCGGCTCTGTCGAGCCCCTTTTCGCTGCGGGCGGCAATGACGGGCACCAGGGCGGAGACGCCGGTTTCAGTGGATTTCTCGAGGATGTCCTCGAGACGGTCAAACTTGATCAACGCGAAGTAGAGGGTGATGGCGACGGGGAGCGGGTGGAGCGGCAGAGGTTCGACGGCGCGAAAGACGACACGGTTCTTGCGGGCTTCCACCACCTCGCCCAGATAGGGCGCGCCGCCGGCGACGATTTCGTAGCGCTGACCGGCTTCGACGCGGAGGACCCGGGTGAGGTGGTGCGCGTCGTCTCCGGTGAGTTCGGTTTCGCCAAGGCGGAGGGGAGGAACGAAGAAGCGGCGCCGGGCCATTCCGGTGTCGGCCTAGGCGGGGTCCAGATGAATCGGCATGAAGTTGCCGTTCATCCGGGAAACGTTTCTGGCGCGGACGATGCGGGGCAGCGGGATCTCGACGAGGCGTTGGGCGTCGCCATGAGGTTCGGGATAGAGATCGATGTCGACCGGCTCCGTGCCCTCGAAGATCGACGCCGCAGCGTCGGGCGTGACGAAGCCGATGATGTGGACCACGCCCGCCGTGAGCTTGTGGACCTCGAAGCTTTGGTAAATCCGCTTGGTGAACAGGGGCGTCAGTTCGTTGACTGGCGACGAGGTGAAGCCGTAGATATTATCGGGCAGGCGGCCAAGCGGAGTGCCCTCGTCGGCAGGGGCCAGGTGCGCGAGGCTCTTCTGAGTGCGAAGGCTCGTGAGTTGCGCTTCGAATTCGGGGGTGATCGCGGAGGCGAGCGTGCTCATCCCATTTATTTTACAGCGGCCTCTTATTTCGCAGCGGGTACGCGATTGTTGGATGGGAGCGGACGGAGCCAGATGTCGCGGAAGCGCATCACGGTGTGGGGAGCGTTGGGGAAGCCGCTGTGATCCTGGAGCAGGATCGGGCCGGGTCCGCAACCCTGGCCGAGCTTTTCGCTGGCATCGACAGAGACGTGGTCCTGGACGAGGAGGCCGTTGACGAAAGCGGTGACAGTGGCTCGGGTGGTTACCTTTCCGGAGGCGTCGCAGACGGGGGCGTGGAAGACGACGTCGTAGGTCTGCCACTCGGTGGGAGGCCGGGCGGCGTTCACGAGCGGCGGGGCTTGCCCGTAGAGGCCGCCAAGGTGGCCGTGCGCGTAGGTGGCGTTGTCGTAGGAATCGAGAATCTGAAGCTCGTAGCGGCCCTGGAGGTAGAGTCCGCTGTTGCCGCGGAGCTGGCCTTTTTGGTCGGGCATGTCAGGGACGGCGAACTCGAGGTGAAGCTGGAAACTCTGGAACTCATCCCGGGTGCGGATGTCGCCGGTTCCGCTGGCGCAGACCATCTGGCGGTCCTGCAGCGCACAGCGGGCAGTGGCGCCGTCGGGGCCGATCCAGTGGGCGAGGCTTTCGCCGTTGAACAGGATGAGGGCGTCGGAAGGGGGTACGGCAGCCGCACGGCCGGGTGAGACTACGCGCGGCTGAGGGGATTCCTGGGCGAAGGCGACACAGGCTACGAGGGCGACGCTGACGCGGAGGAGCATCGTTCACCAGGATAACGGCCGAGGGGCTGAGCGACATGACGTATAAAAACAATTAATGAAAAATTATCCGATTCACGCTTGACACCGATTACCGGTTGCTGGAAGATATTGAAAACGATTACAGGCGGACCGCTGGGCTTGGGCGGCCCAATTCCTCCGAGGCGTGT encodes the following:
- a CDS encoding bifunctional nuclease family protein; translated protein: MEVEMKIRGLMMDPLNNMPIVILKDAAGGNILPIWVGVYEANAIALEIEKVSTQRPMTHDLIKTLLHGLETSVRKVVVNELRDDVFYAVIWLERDGSLISIDSRPSDALAIALRLDCPIFVDDSVLHNSKMASAISEKVNNEDLRRWLENLGDEDLGRYKM
- the miaB gene encoding tRNA (N6-isopentenyl adenosine(37)-C2)-methylthiotransferase MiaB gives rise to the protein MKKFYIETFGCQMNAHDSEKVIGSLVGQGYDQVATPEEADLVFYNTCSIRDKAEQKVFSRLQQFKRDSGNGPSGEKRVFAVLGCVAQQEGERIFERAPHVSLVCGSASYTKLPELLVQIESGDKRVTGLSLDTEDTFETPITRRDNPHRAYITIIEGCDKSCAYCVVPFTRGPERSRTSDSIMREAGELAAMGYTEIQLLGQNVNSYRDPSPPAWTFAGLLREIAGIPGLRRVRFTTSHPRDFGKDIVDAIDENPVLCNQVHLPVQSGADPVLARMQRLYTRDDYMRRIDWLRSSPRGIALSTDIIVGFPGETEADFEQTLDLIGEVEYDSMFSFKYSPRPNTGALGLDGALDENEKGRRLTILQEKQRAIQLRRNSALIGTVQEVMVEGFNKATGQWIGRTSQNRPLNFTGGVELEPGGYRQVLVTRAGPNSLVGELAAVGGAL
- a CDS encoding SPOR domain-containing protein; protein product: MPTNEEGEFELVLGNKQLLSVFFLVVLLLAVFFSMGYLAGRYTAPVTMANATAPDPIPVGGGSLPEIDKPPSAPVSTPEPPAARPEPPVTKPEPPPVSTTAPPPKPEPPKPEPPKPAPPKAEPVRPAPAGTLARGSYLQVAATKGPEADRMISTLASKGFPAAKMPVPDSALVRVLVGPLAGGDAAQMKARLKLAGYDSIPRNVN
- a CDS encoding RsmE family RNA methyltransferase, with the protein product MARRRFFVPPLRLGETELTGDDAHHLTRVLRVEAGQRYEIVAGGAPYLGEVVEARKNRVVFRAVEPLPLHPLPVAITLYFALIKFDRLEDILEKSTETGVSALVPVIAARSEKGLDRAAAKRRPRWERILLESAQQSRRDAVPTLEDPIPFPAAVGAATGVRFLLDESPAAAPLLTVFPAANPVPGNHPAVSLLTGPEGGWTDQERSLAVASGWTPVSLGPQILRSETAASVSSALVIAACSANAGPASTT
- a CDS encoding DUF1080 domain-containing protein; protein product: MLLRVSVALVACVAFAQESPQPRVVSPGRAAAVPPSDALILFNGESLAHWIGPDGATARCALQDRQMVCASGTGDIRTRDEFQSFQLHLEFAVPDMPDQKGQLRGNSGLYLQGRYELQILDSYDNATYAHGHLGGLYGQAPPLVNAARPPTEWQTYDVVFHAPVCDASGKVTTRATVTAFVNGLLVQDHVSVDASEKLGQGCGPGPILLQDHSGFPNAPHTVMRFRDIWLRPLPSNNRVPAAK